From Triticum aestivum cultivar Chinese Spring chromosome 7B, IWGSC CS RefSeq v2.1, whole genome shotgun sequence:
agactccgactactccgaaccaggcaagcatgtttgaacctttgatatgatgagtgtcttccATGTTTACTTGAGTAGTTTTCTCATGGCATGTTCATATAAGCATTAAtgaatgttatattgcatgcaaagcaAGCTACAAGTGAGCTTCGAAATTCGATGAGTTTatatgatggtgagataacctgatcatgtggtggcatgataggttgcaagctggtattgttgaagcatgccagtcttatgccaaccGTTTAACTCCAGTTTTAACGTGGATCAAATCATGTTCCCGTTCGTctccttttcgtgctgccacatgtcttctgcaaagaatgcggtctagtcagttgcaaacctctttcctcgtacacaccaaatagaggggccgtgatgagggttccatggccctggattaaagcccgtcatccggtcagggggcatgggtgtttccggttgggaccgagaggggggcaccccttagagcgcccgatataaatttgatcccatgctactcgaggttgtggcctctccgccttaaagtttttcttgaacgttgcctagggtgattcctggcagcgggaTGTGGAATGGATGTGTACTGGTTAGATGCgtttcttctaaaataccgtaaacggaactggtcctttgtgactacggaaatccgttggctgtggttaaagagtacaaactctgcagagtcaaaaaccATTCAAGTaaccgtatctatggtcaaggactgTGATCATCATATCTATGTCAGTACCAGTGTCAGTCTCAACGTCCGTCTCATCGACAGTCTCAGTGTCAGTTTCAGTAACAATCTTCGGTGGATGaacatgagtggtaaacccggctgaatgttattcctgtggatggactaacccgttgatCATTATATACTGAGTATTCCCTtgggatgatttaaattcatgagctacttgaatttgaatggtgaaatataagccctttatgtgatgtcgctcagacgtccgactgtggcactcttgttatttacttttgatataagccctttatgtgatgtcgctcagacgtccggctgtggcactcttgttatttactttttgatataagccctttatgtgatgtcgctcagacgtccgactgtggcattcttgttatttacttgtgatataagccctttatgtgatgtcgctctgacgtccgactgtggcatccatgttatttactttcattataagcccttttcgagatgtcgcttaagACGTCCGACTGGGGCACGCACTGTCACttacatttcaatataagccctttatgtggtgtcgccctgacgcccgactgcggcatgttaatttaattttacctttcgaggcgtcgcttcagacacccgatcagtcttcaactattttattgggatttcgggaggactaccgtctgacttcctttttatttaacatgccCTGCAAATTTATCATCTGAatgtgcattactaatctgctcatgtgcatcatgtttgcatttgttatatcttatgtccaaactatcttgcgagtacattcaaagtactcacctggcttgttgatttggtcagatgttgacgaaggcgatcttatggatgaagagtacgatagcgagtccgacgcctagaggagtcccagtcagtcccgtgcgatcctggaattggtcacttgtatcatatacgcttccgctacccgaataaaatcatcgagcctcactccggcgctcgatgagctgtaagatctagaagtcatgtcacccactccactgtgacatatccaccaccacttttattgcgagtcagtagttatgccaccatacccttgtgccatatccgcctttatgtataatatcggcgtgcttgtaataaattgttgagcagtctgaaagtgcaactatccctaggtggttttggtaattcataacaacatatagctcattgagctaatgttattccaagactattatttcaggaaagctcaatgaatggcatggcatggatgatgaaagtggatccctcaaaatatcaaggacaaaggattgactcaagctcaaaagctcaagactcttcattttacattttaatgatccaagatcacattgagtctataagaaaagtcaatactatcaaggagggatgaggtgttgcttaatgagcctcttgcttcaagtgcttagtgatatgctccaaacaccctcaactactttctcacatcctcatatgacctaaacccaaagtcaaaatcggtcacaccgattctttctatccggcgccaccgagttcaaatgtcatagccactgccacaaaccctaggcaaatcggtctcaccgatagggatctcggtctcaccgagatgggattgtaatctctctgtttcccttcgtaacgtttcggtctaaccgaagtgagcgatcggtcccaccaagattgcaatgtaaactccatgtttccctttcgtaacattccggtctcaccgaaatgagtgaatcggtcccaccgattttacctgaccaactctccggaaagcttattaccaaaatcggtctcaccgagtttgtgtaatcagtcttagcgagattacgttatgccctaaccctaaccatatcggtcctaccgagttgcatgtcggtcccaccgaaaatcctaacggtcactaggtttactaaatcggtccgaccgagtttggtaaattgtgtgtaacggttagatttgtgtggaggctatatatacccctccacctcctcttcattcgtggagagagccatcagaacaaaccaacacttccaacttaccatttctgagagagaaccacctactcatgtgttgaggccaagatattccattcctaccatatgaatcttgatctctagccttccccaagttgctttccactcaaatcttctttccaccagatccaaatctcatgagagagagttgagtgttggggagactatcatttgaagcacaagagcaaggagttcatcatcaacacaccatttgttacttcttgaagagtggtgtctcctagattggctaggtgtcacttgggagcctccgacaagattgtggagttgaaccaaggaatttgtaagggcaaggagatcgcctacttcgtgaagatctaccgctagtgaggcaagtccttcgtgggcgacggtcatggtgggatagacaaggttgcttcttcgtggacccttcgtgggtggagccctccgtggactcgcgcaaccgttacccttcatgggttgaagtctccatcaacgtggatgtacgatagcaccacctatcggaaccacgccaaaaacatccgtgtctccaattgcgtttgaatcctccaaacccttccctttactttcttgcaagttgcatgctttaatttccgctgctcatatactcgttgcatgcttgcttgaattgtgtgatggttgcttgacttgtccaaagattgctaaaatctgccaaactctaaaattgggaaaaggttaagtttttaattggtcaagtagtctaatcaccccccctctagacatacttcaaggtcctacacagcctcagctcaaccttgtaaaATATGTAGtgcttctggatttctgtatcaaggatttgtctactagtAAGGAAGATTTTTCTATACTGGTCGGATATAAAggacggtttctcaataaatggTCTTGACATTATGTCCTCAATGAACCACTGACAACCTTCTTCAATTCTTGACTGATCTACGGCATGATTCTATCAGTAGTTTTATCTTGAAAATATTTATTGTTTCCCTCTTTTACGGAACAGAATTGTTTTACACAATAGTAATGTACTAATGTGAAAGTTGCTATCATGTGCACACAAAGTCATGAGTTAGCATCCAGTACTCTGAGAATAAAAAAGGTAGCATCCGGTAATCAGATTACAGGTTCAGTGGATGCTGGATACAGCAAATGAACAACATCTGAAAGTAACTACCATATCCACACTCAATCTCCTTTCCACCTAGTCTCACTGAAGCTAGTACAGAACACTACTACTTGGAACAGGTTTCTAGCATATACACCACTAAAACACCAGCTGGCCACAGATGCCACATTACCAGCAGTACAAAACTAGGAACAGTTTTCTAGCATACACCACTAGAAAAAATGCCACAATACCACTACACCAACATATAATACACAGATTAAATGAGTTAAAGATGGTCTCATGTCAACACTCACAACAGAAACATGACCAAGCAACACGAACTTCCATACTACACGAGCCAACACAGAGATTGACTCCTGGGGGGCTTACACCGGCTCTATGAGGTTGTAAAACTGCTTCACTGGTCTCAGCAGCATATCCCACGTTTCTTGGAAATGCCATTACAGAAACCTTCAAGTTCCTCTGAAGCGCAACAGAGACCACACGTCGTGTGAGCGCGATCACACCGTTAGAGTCAGCAGGCAACCTACCATCTTCAAACTCAAGTAACTTGACTTGCAGGGTGTCATCCCTACTGGAGGCAGCACTAAATACACCCCGAAAGCCATCCGGCCACGACCCGCCAATAATTCTTATAAAGACCGTGGCCTCCACCGATTGATAAATGTGATCAAAATTCATTTCCAGCGTGCTAAGCCTGCTAGGGTAGACATTTTGAGGACAGGCTCCAGCTCTAAACACCACAATGAGAGCACTTAAATCTTTATCCTCAGATTCAATAGCGCCCTTCACTTTGAGCGAAACCTCAACGTATGTAGGATCATATGAGACGACAATGGCACGGCTAGGACCGGACAGTGCTAGGTAGCAATCCTGCATGCGCAGAACAAAAATTAACTAAACGACAATGTTCATTTCATCATATGGTAAGACAAAACCAAGAGAGAAGAGTCAAATACGAACCTCCTGGGTGATGGTTTGGCAGTCAGTCCTCGGCCGGTGGAAAATAATATTGCGCTTACGATCCAAGTAATCACGTGCAGCAACGATACCAAACACTTGTAGTGGCCAGTGCAAGCCCCCGTTGATTGCTGCAACTTTGACTGACATAATCTGCAGAGTGTCCATGGCCTTGGCCGAGCAACCCGAAGCAGGATTCACATAACGCATGGCAGGGAGTAGATGCTGCATAGATCGATCACATCACATGTAAATAAAAGCAGTTAATTAGTTAGCTACAGGAGATAAATTCAAATCCATTGACGTATATATGCTGCAACTTATATTGCTCCCtcggtcccataatataagaacgtttttgacattatattatgggacggagggagtatcaaattGGTATCAGTGACAAGCACAACATAGAAGGACGTACGTGTGCATGGATCAAGAGAAGTGATTGGACGGGGAGAGGGCTTACTGGTTTGGTCGAAAGTAACACCGCCGGGAGCTAAGTATCTTCTCCACATAGAGCGAAACTTGGCAGCGAACCATTCTTCCTCGCATTGTGCCGGTGcagtctcctcctcgtcatctccaGCTTCATCTTTCGCCTCAGCAGCTTCGCGGGCCGATTTTTCAGCCATGGACTCGGCAATAATCCTGGCCCTTTCTTCAGGTGTCATGTTTCTTATCATCTCATCCCCTTCAGCCAGCATCTTTGCTATCCTCGCAGCCGTTACCTTGGCTGGTTTTTGAGgcttggccttgggtttcttcgTCGCCGCCATCGGCTTCGTCGCTCTCTCGGCCTCAGCAGCTTCTTCTCGAGCCTCGCCTCGTTCAACAATCTGATCCCTCTGATTTCGTTTTGTCGCCTGAATCTCAGACGTCTTTCCTGGCTCCTCCCTGGATTTCAACTCTAGCGAAGAGTCACCAGTCGTATTTTAATCTCCAGAGGCCAGAGCACCGTGGGCAAGGTCGATCGGTCGCAGTCGCCGACGCTGCTCTCCttgggcaaaaagaaaagaaaaccgtAGAGAGATTGAGGGTTCGTGTTGGCCAGCGTATTAATTGGAACGCGATCGACTCAAGAAACTGTTTCCGATTCAAACTCGGCGTCGATGTCGGAGAGCTCGCTCTCACCGCCGGTTTAGGCTTCTTTTTTCTTTCGAGCGAACGCCGGTTTCGGCTTCTGGCGCTCCAAGCAGACGCCTAGCGGGCGGACCGCGGACCCCGCAAACCTCTTTTTACCGGTTCAGCTATGTACTGGTACATCATCCACCACACAGTGCCTTCAAGATCCGTGCAGTTGTGGTCTTACTTCATATGTAcatctttgtttttatttactctgcatattagagttgactaaccctaagccgccgccgccgccacaactACTGCCGCCGCCTCGGTCCCCCTCCTCTTTCCTGTCCGGCGGCCTCGTCGGCGGCAAGAGGAGTGGGGACCTGTCcgtcttgttttatttttcttaggtTTTTGTTTCTCCGGCGGCATCGACGAGGTGGTGGCGACGATTGTGTGTTGGAATAAAGTCTCTCCGGTCTCTCCCTACCTCGACGACGTTCGATCCGGCGTCGGCGAAGAGCCTGTGAGAGTTTGTGTCCCCAGATCGTTTGGTTCCCTTCAGATCTTGGCAGTTTGTGTGTCTTTCAAGGAGTACTTTTGGCTGGCGTTTGGTGTGGCGACCACGACATCTTCTTCTGTGTTGTTGTGTGGCTTAACCCGGTTTCTCCAACCCTCTGatctggtggtggtggattgcaagCTTGTTCTGCTTGGGGTGATGCTCCAGCCGATGCTGCTTCAACGACTTCTAGATCTCGTCTCAAGGGGCGAGTGGCTATTGCAGCCTTCAAAGCCTTGTATGGCGAGGGCATTTGCAGGTTTTGCTTTTCTTTGCTGTTGGTTCAGTGCAATTTTCAATCACCGACGGGCAGCGTAcaatcagaggaagaagaagactagtatgctttttattgtaattttattttttactGGTCGTTCTATGTCCAGTTGTCTATCCTTTGTACTGGCCTTTGTTTTCCTCGATGATAATCAGATTTAAGATGCCCTTTGGGTGTCTTTATTCAAAAAAAAAAGTTGACTGaaatcaaacttcataaagtttgaccaagtttataggaaataatataaatatttacgataacaaatctatatgatgtgaaagtacgtttaataatgaatctaatgatattgatttgtaattgtatatgttaatatttttgtctataaactttgtcaaagttatgaagtttgactttgacccaatttaatatgcagagtaaataaaaacgaagggagtatatcTCTGTATTGTCCAACTAATATGTTCATATCTCAGCACTTAATATCTtttgaaactttttatatatttgaattccTAGCGACGAGACCTCACAGACAACACCAATCTGCAATGCATTTGAACAAGTTCCAATTTTTTCGTTTCAATCAAATTTATGTTCAATGAACTATGTTAAAAATTTGTGTTTTGAAATAAGTGAAATTATTTTTGAACTGAGTGAAATATAGTTTTGAAGGGAGAGAATTTGTTTTACAAATGATAGTTCTTTTGAAATAAGTGAAATAACCTTTCTAAAATAAGTGAAATTAATTTTTTGAAGTGAGTGAAACCTTTTTTTTCATACACATGACAGAAATACGTGAAAGTTTCTATTTCAAAGTTTTGAAACTAGTTATTTGATACAAGTGAAATATGTGTTTTTAAATGAACAAACTCACTTTTCCAAAATAAGCTTTTTTTACTGAGTGAAATATGTATTTTCAAACGACTGAAACTTGTTTTCTTAATTGTGTGAAATTATTTTCTATAAAATGAGTGAAATCGGTTATTTGAAATATGTGAGACTGTTATTTTCAAATATACGAATCATGTGTTTTTGAAATACGTGAACTCGGTGAAATATGTGTTCTGAAATAAATGAAATCGGTTTATTTAAAATAAGTGAACCAAGTGTTTTTGTAATTAGTGAAACATTTTTAACACATGAAAAATAGATTTATCAAAGGAGTGAAATGTGCCTTTTCAAATTAGTGAAATACTTTTTTCTGAATTAAGTGAAATAGGTTTTTTGAATTGACTAAAACCAATTTTATGAAATAAGTGAAATCACTGTTTGAATGAGTGAAATTGTttcttgaaatgagtgaaatataatTTTCGAAATGAGCAAAATCTGTTTTATGAAGCGAGTGAGTTTGTTTTTTCAATTGAGTGAAATTGGTTTCTTTAAATAACTAAAATGAGCTATCTAAAACGAGTGAAATCAAATGGGTGAAGTTAGTTTGTAAGTTCCATATTCCAGTTTGTGAAAATGTTTGAAACCGTAAATATCACTTATATGAAATAGTGAAACCTTTTAATGTTTTATGGATGTGATTTCAAAGATAACTGAAAATATATATACGTGAACCAGGTGATTTTGTAATGAGTGAAACTTTTTTAAAACACATGAAAATAGTTTTTCTCAAAGGAGTGAAATGTGCCTTTTCAAATTAGTGAAATActtattttgaaatgagtgaaattatATTCTTTCGAACTGAGTGAAACAGTAAAACTAAAATTAGATCAAATGTATCCTTGATTGATCTTGCTCTGAAGATCTTCTCGCTACGAATTATAATATATATAGAAAAAACAGGGTTATGGTTCAAAAGATATTTATCAACCAAAGTTTTATTATGAAAGTAAATAGAAGTCTTCTACATGGGGAGAAAGAGAATACTTTAGAATAGATGTAATCTCCACACACTGCCTACCATGCAAAAAGCTGCACACATGGGTCTATATCAGTACTTGTCAGTTGTATTCAACGGGTATAAGAGTTTGCATGTTTAtacttgataacccgcaagtatacgggatcaatgtagcctctttcgataagtaagagcgtcgaacccaacgaggagctaaaggtagaacaaatattctctcaagtcctatctgccactgatacgcctctacgcacgcttagtgttcgctttacctagaacaagtatgaaactagaagtactttgtaggtgttgttggataggtttgcaagataataaagagcacgtaaataaaagataggggctgtttagataaagaagcaataaagtaaatatagcgagtgtggaaaagtggcggtaggagttgcgaaattgtccctaagcaattgactactttactagaccggcaatcactattgcaattctatttgagggagaggcataagctaacatactttctcttcttggatcatatgcacttatgattggaactctagcaagcatccgcaactactaaagatcattaaggtaaaatccaaccatagcattaaagtatcaagtcccctttatcccataaacaaacaacctacttactcgggtctgtgcttctgtcactcacgccacccaccataagcaaatcatgaacatattgcaaaccctacaacgggaatccctcaagcttgcgcgacacggagagcaccagaGGACAGccccaataataaaacatgcaactcaaaccaatcatagcaattcatcaatcaccgataggacaacgaaaatctactcagacatcataggatggcaacacatcattagataataatatgaagcataaagcaccatgttcaagtagagggtacagcgggttgcgcgagagtggaccgctgaatatagatgggggaaggtgatggagttgttggtgaagatggtggaggtgttggtgtagatcgcggtgatgatgatggcccccggcggcgttccggcaccaccaaaagcaaggggggagagccccccttcttcttcttcttacttgaccttctccctagatgggagaagggtttcccctcttgtccttggctcccatggcttgggaggggcgagagcccctccgagattggatctatctctctgtctctctctgtttctgccttctcagattctgccctttcaccgtttcttttatatccggagatccgtaactccgattggggtgaatctttcgcccagatttttctgaTAAAactagctttcttgcagcaaaataagagcgtcaaccgccttaaggggtgcccacgagggtccagggcgtgccccctgcctcgtggccccctcggacaccgtctcgtgttgattcttcctcccaaaaatcataaatattccaaaataattctccgcccgtttttatcccgtttggactccgtttgatatagggTTTCTgctaaacataaaacatgcaacaaacaggaactggcactgggcactggatcaatatgttagtcgcaAAAAagagtataaaaagttgccaaaagtatatgaaagttaaataatattggcatggaacaatcaaaaattatagatatgacgaagacgtatcagcatccccaagcttaattcctgctcgtcctcgagtaggtaaatgataaaaaagataattttgatgtggaatgctacctagcataatcttgatcatatgtctaatcatggcatgaatattaagacatgagtgattcaaagcaatagtctatcatttgacataagaacaattatacttcaggcatcccaacaaacaatcatgtctttcaaaatatcaatgcttcagaacgttatccctacaaaatcatatagtctggtatgctcccttttcttaacacaaggtacccctcatgcctatcccggtgtcagccaagcaattgtttcatactttagtattctcaaaccttttcaactttcacgcaatacatgagcgtgagccatggatatagcactataggtggaatagaatatgatggtgggggttatgtggagaagacaaaaacaggagaaagtctcacatcaacgcggctaatcaacgggctatggagatgcccatcaattgatgtcaatgcgaggagtagggattgccatgcaacggatgcactagagctataagtgtatgaaagctcaaactaaaactaagtgggtgtgcatccaacttgcttgctcacgaagatctagggcatttgaggaagcccatcgttgaaatatacaagccaagttctacaatggaaaattcccactagtatatgaaagtgacaacataagagactctctatatgaagaatatggtgctactttaaagcacaagtgtagaaaaaggatagtaacattgccccttttcttttctttttttcctttttttggatgggcttctttgcccccctttttttatttaggcttctttggcctctcttttttattactttttattttttatggggcaatgctctataatgatgatcatcacacttttatttacttacaactcaatattacaactcgatactagaacaaagatatgactctatatgaatgcttccggcggtgtaccgggatatgcaatgatctagcgtagcaatgacataaaaaatggacaaaacatcatgctagctatcttacaatcatgcaaagcaatatgacaataaatgctcaagtcatgtatatgatgatgatggaagttgcatggcaatatatcttggaatggctatgaaaatgccatgataggtaggtatggtggctgttttgaggaagatataaggaggcttatgtgtgatagagcgtatcgtatcacggggtttggatgcaccggcgaagtttgcaccaactctcgaggtgagaaagggcaatgcacggtaccgaaaaggctagcaatgatggaagggtgagagtg
This genomic window contains:
- the LOC123155541 gene encoding uncharacterized protein; amino-acid sequence: MAATKKPKAKPQKPAKVTAARIAKMLAEGDEMIRNMTPEERARIIAESMAEKSAREAAEAKDEAGDDEEETAPAQCEEEWFAAKFRSMWRRYLAPGGVTFDQTSKLPAMRYVNPASGCSAKAMDTLQIMSVKVAAINGGLHWPLQVFGIVAARDYLDRKRNIIFHRPRTDCQTITQEDCYLALSGPSRAIVVSYDPTYVEVSLKVKGAIESEDKDLSALIVVFRAGACPQNVYPSRLSTLEMNFDHIYQSVEATVFIRIIGGSWPDGFRGVFSAASSRDDTLQVKLLEFEDGRLPADSNGVIALTRRVVSVALQRNLKVSVMAFPRNVGYAAETSEAVLQPHRAGVSPPGVNLCVGSCSMEVRVAWSCFCCEC